tggtacagctcctttgttcatgaatgtttgctttatactttctgattctttgctgcaccagtgggtacttgagaaggacatctctgttcttcatttcttgtatttcgtggtaccttTCTTAAGTTGTCTCAATCCTACAGTAGCTGTCATGCATTACCTGAGGATCCCGGGCgtctggcagcctctgggtatcccggccctctggcagcctctggatatcccggcccagttctttcactgaattttgctggactttttaatggcctttttgctggaaatctgaacataaatagggccttaatgttgattcttcttgctgcttgaattgggtcttctttacttttcatggaatgggcattcttgtgaaattttggccttCAACACCATGCAGAAGCTTTCGCATGGAAGAAACTTGTATTTCTGTCTCTAGATTGGAGCCAGTTTATTCGAGATCGTTGGTGCCACATGTCATCCTCTTTCTCAAGCCAACAGTTCAGGTCACTTCTTGTTCTCTTCATATCATTGTTGATCTCTATAGAAGAGGGTTGGAGTTCAAGCCATTCAAGCCTTTTTTGTAGTTCAGTTACCTTCCATCCCACGTGCCTAAAGACTGTTTTGGTCCATGCCTCCAGGCTACTACGACACTTTTCTAAGCAACTCTCCAacgtccccccccccccccccccccgtaCTTCCTATCATCCCGTCCTCCCATGCCTTCTGAACCACTTCTTCACACCCTTGGTCTCGGCGCCATATTGCTTCAAATCTGAACGTTCTCTTGGCTTTCCTTTTCCTCATGTTCGGTGCCATGCAAAGTGCCAAAGGCGAGTGGTCTGAAACCGATGAGGTAAGGTGGAACATTTTTACTTCAGGAAAGATGTTGAACCAACTAGGGGTTGCCATGGCTTTGTCCAACCGCTCTCGAATTTGCAAACCATCTGCCCACTGATATAACCACGTCAACTTTGGGCCAGAGAAGCCTAAATCCCGTAGTCCACAATAGTTAATGGTTTCAATGAAATTCCTCATTTGTTGTCTTGGTCCGTTGCTTCCACCCTCCTTTTCCGAAGTACCtgtaatttcattgaaatcaccAATTGTTAGCCATGGTAAATTTGAAGATTGTTTTAAGTGTCATAGTTTTGCCCAAGACTCGGGCCTTTTTGTTGTGTCCGGGTTTCCATTGAATCCTGTTAAATGCCACCATCCTTTGTTTGCCCCACCATCTACAAGAGCATCAATATGAGACTGGGAATATGTCTGAACATTCACAGTAACACCTTCCTTCCAAAGCAACGCCAGTCCACCACTCTTCCCGTCACTTGGTACTATCAAACCATGTTTCATATTACATTTCTCTTTAACATTTACAATCCACTCTCTGCTTGATTTTGTCTCCATAAGGAAGACAATAATGGGATCTTCTTTATTGATAACCTTTTCCAAGGCTTTAACTAATCGGAGGTTCCCAAACCCCCGACAGTTCCAGCTTATAAGACTCATTGGACTCGGCGAAGTTCCTCAGCAACCTCCACCGATCCCAGTTGTGACGCCATAAGTATACTTAGGCTTTTGGTTTCTTCCTCCAACCTTTGCTTTTTTTCCTATGCACGTAGCCTCAGCCATGCTATTTGTGGTTTctacatattttctttttgggtccTTTCCCTCCTCTAGACAATCCATCCCATCTTGATTAAGTAGTCCAGAGCGAAGCCTGATCCAGCTACCCCTTGTTGGGCCCTTGGTTGTCTCCTTTTTAAGCCCCCCATCACTTTCTACTAGCCCATTAGATGGtcttagtttgtttttttttctttcccaccACCTTTTTTGGGCCCACCCTTACAAGCTTTATTGTCTACCTTGTCAACCCGACCCATTTCAAACATAAACTCCCTGGGAAGTATCATAGAATTTTGGAAAGTCAACTAAGGCTCCACCTTTTTCAAAATCCTATCCTGAGATCCCAAATTTTCAGTACTATCCCCGTTAATCCCGACAAGTTGATTATTACCAAGTGTAACCGGCGAAGATTTCGAAATTGGTGCTTCTGAAATCATCACAGCAGAATCCGTATTGATTGCCTCATCAATATCCCTTATCATCTCCTCAAAATCCGGGATCTGCACCTGTGGGCCAGCTATGTCTCTGTCATGCACGTGCTTATCACGTGTTTAAGCTCCGCTGCTGCTTCCCATCTCCAATGGCGCCAACGACAATGAGCCTACTGCTCTCATCTTAACTACATTGTTATTCTCCACCCCAACCACTGTTGGAACTATCTTCATGCACTTCCCTTTCCCCGTATCCCCAACTTCGGTCCTGCCTGGTGAGTTTCGGTGATTGCCTCCACCATAGAATCCTTGTACCTCTACTGTGGTTTTCCTCGTCGGATTAAATTGCGTCGCTCTGAGCCAAGGTCCGAACTCCTGCTCTACCTCCAACAAGTCACCCTTGCTGCCGAGCCACACCAGGCACTCCTTGTCATCATGCGAAAGGTGACTACACCAGTAGCAGATCTTTGGCAGGCGTTCGTACATAAACGAAGCCCACTGTTCCCGTCCTTGGTCCCAAGTGAACACTCTGCCTCTGCATAATGGCTTTGTCACATCCACCGCCACCCGGATTCTCATAAAATTAACACCCTTCATCTCCGATTTGTCCCTTGGTATTGAAACAACGCCAAAACTCTCCCCATGGCTAACTGCGGCCTCCACCGTCATCAAGGAGAAAGGCAGATTATGAATCTATACCCAGAAAGATGTTTTGTCGAACCTTAGTTCTTGGACTGGAGAAGAGTCATCATACCGTTGCAACACCACCAAGTGTCTGTCGAACACCCAAGGCTCACCATGAAGAACCTTCTCCACATCGATCTCTAACTCGAAAGCGAACAATAAAATGTTCTCACCTACCGCACTGACTTCAAAACTGCGTCTTGTCCTCCATAATGGTCGAAATGTCCTCGCTACTGCCTTCACATTTACCGTTCTTCGTGTAAAGAACTTCGCAGCAAGAACGTGTTCTAATGATTTTTTGTCTTTCAATAGGTCGCACTTCTTCCCTTCCGCTTCAGACAGGGAAAGTTTCTTCCATCTCAGCGTAAGATCCTCCATTCCTCACCACCAATAACACTCCGCACTCCCTACCGACCACCACCCTCCTAGTACTATAGAATACTAGAGGGGACATGCACTTCCTTCACAAACGAAGGGACAGACTATGCTACAGAGAGTGGAGAGTGAACCCTCTCGCCTCAATGAGAACAATACTAAAACTCCACTAAAACATTAAAGTACTTAATAAATATTAAGTCTATAATGTAATACCATcaatctagaaataagttctttacatcCAAAAAGAAGTGCTTACACTTCATCCCAATTTTAAagtaacatagttcaacaaaaatataacatatatctagaaataagttctttgcATCCCAATAAAGGTGCATACACTTCAAATCTTTAAcctaaattcaaaaaaacatagttcaacaaaaatataatatccacAAAACTTGCCAAATgctaagtatgaaaaatataagatagTTGTAAgttctaattaactcaattgataGAGTCTCTTgtcattgaataagagatctgaggttgAATCCCCGTTTACacaaaaaaccaattagtgtcttagtctgataataaaaagcaGTCATCAAGGCCAAATGCTATAAGTTGAAAATCTCCCAAAAAATATAGACACACATAACATAGTTTATgtctcttattttctttttaattttaaaatatagaatttttttgtttgtttatttgttttacaaGTTAAATGGATTATGTTAAATAAGTAATTTCAGGTTCACATGAATGAATTGACGTGTCAAATGTGTCAATTGCAAGTTATGCGTGTTGAACTGTctatgacacgtttcttatcgtgttGCTTTCAAGTCAACCTGTTTATAACCCAAACCTATTAAGGCCCAACCTAACTTGTAAAACTCATGTCGTATTTGCGTCATGTTTGTGGGTTGTGTTAAACATTgacactcctttttttttttttttttgccaatgaatttgttagtttatttatataaagttttttgaaatttcattatttgtaaatacaattttatttttattcactctgaaaaaatcaacaaataaaccaaaagctACTCACTATATATACTATCATGTACTGTTCGTATCCTACAACACCTTTATATATACTAtctccaaaatatttttctaacttctaatatattcaaaatagagttttaacgAATGTATATCCTTTCAGTGTATATTAGTAAactaatttaagaaattttttttgagaaaaagaaaaaaatgactaattttcttgacaattttttcaatgtttcataaaaaaaaattcctaaaatagATGATTAGTTTATGTCTTAAAGACATACATTAATTGGACACTTCAAAATATGTAACACTGATATCTAACTATCTAAGGTTTCAAATTTCAGTATCCGTTCACCCTATAGGAAGTGGTAGGGTAGCACCCAATAATTTTGTATGTAATAAACTGTTTAAGAACATTCCACATACCCATGTAAAATTTACCAATAAAATTAAGCGATATTTAGCCAAATAAGTATATTGGGAGACAGGCGGACAAGATTTTCGCTATTTGGACATGCTCTCCTCTTCTATAGTATTACTAGACTAGACAAAAATAGTACACTTAATTGGTGTGggtgttctccatttttctctttcttcttttttattattgttgtaattttttttttggtggagacTCACATTGATTAGGAGTGTACTCTTATTTgactttaaatattattgaagaattgtttttaatatatgtGATGCAAGGCCTAGTTTGGGCTTGAACTTTAATTATATTACATACGGGTTCAATTTTGATTTGGCCCATTTAtgtttcctcattttttttcatattttttttatcgggcttctttttttttctcgagCTTTTATTTAACCATTGGTTTTTTGGCCCTTTGGTGTTAAGCTTACTTTGACCAAATCAATtgcttactttttcttttgatgggCAAATCAGTTGCTTACTTAACATACGACTAGGTCTCTGtctccttggttcttctctTCTTACTCAAATAGGTATATTAGACATAGTTTTCACTCCCATAAGGATTGCTCTCTAATAAAAATTTAGGGCTTGTTtgataatgttgttctagtaacattgtttgtattttttgaaaaaatgtgtgaaaatacgtgtaatgttatttaaaaactgaaaacatatatttaaatacatGCCCTTATTCTCTCTTGATCTAGAAAGGAAAGGCTTTCTAGAGgctattctttaatttttgtgcgCATTTGTACATTCAATACAAAAGTCAATGCTATAATCTAATACTGAGAGATTGTTTTGCCAAAAAACTAtttcatgtaaattttttacTCCAAGTgatacaaatcaatttttaagaACAACATATTTATGTTATTATATAATTTGGTGATATAATTCCTATGCTAGATTTAAatttctgtttttcttaaaaaaaaattttaatttctgtttttctaaaaaaaaaaatttaatttctgtaatttttatttttaattaagaattGTGGGTACATATAAAATGTTTCCAATATTTATTACCATAAAAAGGGTTGCATTACGATGCCGTTAATCacaattttctttacttttttttttttttttttttgacaatttttatcttttttgcaGTTAGGTCAATTTTTTCAGGTTTGTAGGGACTATCTGGTGACAAGTACCAGGCGGTGCCTGTTAACATTCTCcaccataataaaaaaaaaaaaaaattaaaaaaaaaaaaaaacaaaaaaacaaaactattgaGATCCGCACCAACTCATTTTTGCCTGCCAATTGTGTGGCAAAATGAAACCCCGTGAACCAAGGCCCATGGGAGATCTCGCAAAATGTACTTGGTAATAAGATAAGAAGTGAGAAGTTTCAGGAACAAAAATGTGCCAAGTTCAGCAGAGTATAATGCCACTTGGGTAATGGACTTGACCACAGAGACGTCACTACCCACTACCTTTACACTCTCCTTTCTCCACcgtcaattttaaaatttaataaacacaCTAGTTTGTCCACAttgtattatataataaatCTCGAAGAAAGCAACTTGCATGAGGTGCATACACGTCGTATCAGAAAGGTTGGCTTCTATATAATCATAATGAAACCCTACTGAGACATGGTGATGAACATAGTGCTCAATTAATCTGAACCGTGAATGCAACCATTCGAGTTATCGTTTCCTCAACTTGATTTTAGTTGTTAGAAAACAATCTACAAAGCTTAACATCAAGGCGGTGGGCTTTCCCCATCAGTCCATCACTGACACTGACCTCAACTTTTGTAGTATATCCCCACTGATGCCTCGGGCCCATGGGCACATCTTCCCACTGATGCCACGGGCCCATGGGCCCACCCATTTGGTGCCACGTGTCTGACACAATAATCTAGATGGACAGTACAAATTCCAGATCTTTGGTGAACCTCTTTGTGCTCctcactcactctcactctcactctcactctcactctagCCGTGAACTTTTTAGTAAGTACATGATcagctttattttttaatttaatgttgTAACTACCTGAGAGGAACCATTCTAGGAAGTCAGTTTCTATGTTTGCTCAATCTTGATGATTactaaaaatcaagtttgagATATTTTCGGAGTTAGTTCTGATCTTCtaaataaattcaaacactATTAGTTCATACTATAAAGCAAGCAATTACATTTACCGTTTGATGATCATTGGTCTCTTGAATCTCTattctcatcttcttctctGGTTTGTACCCTGTGACTTGTGTTCATGATTCTTTATTACATGtgaatttgcattttttttagtttctgcAACTTCAACTTTTGTTCCATGCATCGTCTACTGAagtgtgtttgtttgttgtagTTGTAGAGTCAAGAAAATTAGTGTGACATGCATGAATTAACTAGGTTGTTGAATTGGACCCATGATGGTGTTTATGTTGAAGCTTCATCCAGATAGGATTGTCATTGATTTTATTGCAGTATTGACTGTTAATTGATGATCAAAACCCTGTTGTGTGCCTGGAAAACTATTGCTTTTGAGCTCTGCTCTGTTGAAGTTGATGAAAGATGTAACCTTTAAtcaagcatatatttataaCTGAGCCTTCACTCCTGTAATAACTTACTATAATCATttaacaaaagaaggaaaataaaatctaattatcTATTTCTTGATGATTTATAAACTGGGTTGGGGTTAGCTGCGAGTACATAGTGCTTACACTGCTAGAATGATTGAATAGCTTTAGTTGTATACCTGAATAAAAAAAGTCAGAGATTAAGGAGGAACTTGGAAACAGATGACAGCATCTGAATTTGTTgctaaatttcttttatttggtaGATTTAATAAATGTTATTGATATATCGTTATTATGTAGTAATGTTTTATCAACTTTTTGTCTGACCTTGTTTAGTCTGTTGAGGATCTTAGAtgacctcaaaaattttggactaaggtttggttgttgttgttgcttcaGACAAAGGATACCTATGGCAACTGTGACCACCTCACACTTTGTATCCAGTTCACATGTCAATTGCCATGGAACTTCCAGATCAGAAAGTAAAGCAAACTTAGGCCTAAGGAGTCAAGCAATGACTCATAATGGGTTAAGGTCGTTGAACAAGCTAGATATGCTAAAGATGAGAACCCAAACAAAAGCAATTGCTAGGCCAGCAAGAAGCACAGTGAGTAAAACTGAGAAGGACAGACCTAATGGGAAAATTGTATGTGTACAAGGAATGAACTTGGTGTTTGTGGGAGCTGAGGTAGGTCCATGGAGCAAAACTGGTGGACTTGGTGATGTTCTTGGAGGACTTCCACCTGCAATGGCAGTAAGTGCAGATCTCTATAACATATTTATTAGGAAAATACTAATGCTACtccaaattttactataaaaggCTTACAAACAAACATGGCAATGAATGTAATTAGTGCCActtcaataacataataaataaagatttgacaattatatattttttgattggtGATGCATCAGTTTTAAAGgcttatgtagtaaaatttgtagtatacCTAGCATCACTCAGTATTCCTCATTGATTGCTATTCTGGTTCCGATTGGGCTGTTTTGTTGAATGAGGTATATTTGACTAATTATCTTACCTGAATAATGTCTAGGCTAAGGGGCACCGTGTTATGAGTGTGTCTCCACGCTATGACCAATACAAAGATGCATGGGACACAAGTGTTGCAGTTGAGGTAAATTTTCCTATTACTCTTATGTATTAGGATAATCTTCCTTTTGTGGATATAATTCACTAGCCAAGTTTGTACCTTGGCAATTTCCCTGATTTTCTTCTCCTATGCAGATGAAAGTTGGGGATAGAATTGAAACTGTTCGCTTCTTCCACTGCTATAAACGAGGAGTTGATCGTGTATTCGTGGATCACCCAATGTTCCTCGAAAAGGTTTAAACTTTTATTAGATCTAAATCATGGTTCAAAGCCATGGTGTTAAAATTGTGGAATGTATATCTGATGCATAACTTTCTTAATATTTAAGGTATGGGGAAAAACTGGATCCAAAATCTATGGCCCTAGGACTGGTCTGGATTACAAGGATAACCAGCTGCGATTCAGCTTGTTTTGCCAGGTAATTTATCCTTTCTTCAATCTTCCCATGAGTTTCATACTTCCATTTACTATTTCCAATCTTCAGCCAATtggccaatgagctctagctcaaaagacacttcctttaaaaaaaaaaaaaaactttatagcCAGTTGATTAGGGAAACAATTTGAAgaaagcaaatttgaattttaagcAGCAAAGTGATCATGGTATTATTCCATGGTAGAATTTTTCCATGACAGGGTTAATTGAGAAGCCAAGCAAAGTGTACGCAAgaaatgtgaattttttctgAATTATCTATCAACTCTTAAGCTATAGgtgaaaagaaaatgtttgttttcgcaatttaaatgaaaaacacCTTTTGTTTGCATTCCTGTGACAAACTGGCATAGAGCTTATATGCTATGAGTTATTGCATATTTAAGCTTACTTGGTGGATCAATTAAGGCTCTTAATTTACCAGTGATTAATTGATTGCTACAATTGAGTTCATTTGAATGGCATTTTTAAACCAGGAAAAGATCCATAAATTTTGTCTCCCATCTCACTATAGTATGTACTTGTAGCCTAACAGCTGATCAACCTCATAGTTATTAACATTTCAGACATTGAGTAGATAGCTGAAATAAACCTTTTTTCCCCTCTTATAAATTTCAGGCTGCTCTGGAGGCACCAAGGGTTCTGAACTTAAAAAGCAGTGAACATTTCTCTGGACCATATGGTGTGGACAGTGGAACCATTTTCTGTTTCTTAAACTTGAATTGTCTTAAAATAAATAGCTTCATTAAGGATGTTCTTTTCTGCTTCTTGCAGGGGAGGATGTTGTCTTCATTGCCAATGATTGGCACACTGCTCTTCTTCCGTGCTACCTAAAAACAATGTACAAATCAAGGGGCCTCTATAAAAATGCCAAGGTAAGGTGTCCTTGCGCCAATCTCCATACTATAGAATTGTGGTCAACTTGGGAATTTCTATTTGTTAGGATCTAACACAGCTTCACAAATGATGGCAGGTTGCTTTCTGCATTCATAACATAGCTTACCAGGGAAGATTCTCCTTTGAAGACTTTTCACTTCTCAATTTGCCTGATCAATTCAAGAGTTCTTTTGACTTTATTGATGGGTAAGATCTTTTGGAGCTATTCATATTTCCATTTGAACAAGGACGTTCAAATTGATAGGAATTTGATGAACAATTCCTCTTGCTAAGTATTATAAGTCTTTCTATTGTGCAGCTATGAGAAGCCAGTGAAAGGAAGGAAAATCAATTGGATGAAGGGTGGAATAATAGAATCGGACAGGGTCCTGACTGTGAGTCCATACTATGCCCAGGAACTTATTTCTGGAATTGATAAGGGTGTGGAATTGGATAACATCATTCGTAAGACTGGCATCACTGGTATTGTGAATGGGATGGATGTTCAAGAGTGGAATCCTTCCACAGACAAATACATTGATATAAAATATGATTCCACAACCGTAAGTAACTTTTAATGAACTTGTTGCTTCCCAAAATTTCTGGTTGTAAAGATCAGTACTTACTGGTATCGTGATTTTCAGGTTATGGATGCAAAGCCTCTATTGAAGGAAGCCCTTCAAGCAGAAGTTGGGTTGCCTGTTGACCGAAATATCCCTTTGATAGGCTTCATTGGAAGACTAGAAGAGCAGAAAGGTTCAGATATTCTAGTAGAAGCTATTTCAAAGTTCATTGGGCAGGATGTTCAAATTATAATCCTTGTAAGTATCAACTCTTAATTGTTCTCCCCTCCAAATTATAGCTGCTGTGACAGGGATTTTTATAATGACGTTGTTTTCCTCAGGGAACTGGCAAAGAGCCCATGGAGAAGCAAATTGAACAGCTGGAGGAACTATATCCCAACAATGCCCGGGGTGTGGCAAAATTTAATGCCTCCTTAGCTCATATGATTATTGCTGCGGCTGATTTTATGCTGATCCCAAGTAGATTTGAACCCTGTGGTCTCATTCAGTTACATGCTATGCGATATGGAACGGTAAAGGCCTCATGCcttcttcctctctctattTGGCTACCACTATGATCTAACTTGACAAATTATACGTTGCTTTAgctgatcattaatttttttgtgtgacTTCACAACAGGTACCGATTGTTGCCTCAACGGGTGGACTTGTTGACACTGTCAAAGAAGGTTTTACAGGATTCCAAATGGGAGCTTTCAATGTTAAAGTAAGAAAACGAATTTTTTCTGCTTCTCTGTGACACGCAAGTGCACCACTTTCTCTATTC
This DNA window, taken from Quercus robur chromosome 2, dhQueRobu3.1, whole genome shotgun sequence, encodes the following:
- the LOC126713184 gene encoding granule-bound starch synthase 1, chloroplastic/amyloplastic, with translation MATVTTSHFVSSSHVNCHGTSRSESKANLGLRSQAMTHNGLRSLNKLDMLKMRTQTKAIARPARSTVSKTEKDRPNGKIVCVQGMNLVFVGAEVGPWSKTGGLGDVLGGLPPAMAAKGHRVMSVSPRYDQYKDAWDTSVAVEMKVGDRIETVRFFHCYKRGVDRVFVDHPMFLEKVWGKTGSKIYGPRTGLDYKDNQLRFSLFCQAALEAPRVLNLKSSEHFSGPYGEDVVFIANDWHTALLPCYLKTMYKSRGLYKNAKVAFCIHNIAYQGRFSFEDFSLLNLPDQFKSSFDFIDGYEKPVKGRKINWMKGGIIESDRVLTVSPYYAQELISGIDKGVELDNIIRKTGITGIVNGMDVQEWNPSTDKYIDIKYDSTTVMDAKPLLKEALQAEVGLPVDRNIPLIGFIGRLEEQKGSDILVEAISKFIGQDVQIIILGTGKEPMEKQIEQLEELYPNNARGVAKFNASLAHMIIAAADFMLIPSRFEPCGLIQLHAMRYGTVPIVASTGGLVDTVKEGFTGFQMGAFNVKCEAVDPADVTAIATTVKRALASYGTPVLKEMIQNCMAQDLSWKGPARQWEKTLLSLDVAGSDPGLEGEEIAPLAKENVATP